One Halobaculum roseum DNA segment encodes these proteins:
- a CDS encoding uracil-DNA glycosylase, translating into MTDTEEPIRHPDSDDRLVIEPGCSRCPALVESRTRISWGTGPRDASVLVVGEAPGAGDPDAETWKGGNHTGCAYTSRHSGRRVRRLMRELGYGDDCFFTNAAKCHPEGNRDPTDAELSNCRGHLETELGIVDPAVVVTTGKHATATLLAFEEIEQDGFLDSVCEPIECPTLGVTCLPILHPSYREVWLSRLGLSAEEYRERIAVHLP; encoded by the coding sequence GTGACCGACACCGAGGAACCGATCCGGCACCCGGATTCCGACGATCGGCTCGTGATCGAGCCAGGCTGCTCGCGGTGTCCGGCACTGGTCGAGTCGCGAACCCGCATCTCGTGGGGCACCGGTCCCCGGGACGCGAGCGTGCTCGTCGTCGGCGAGGCACCCGGCGCCGGCGACCCCGACGCCGAGACCTGGAAGGGCGGCAACCACACCGGTTGCGCGTACACGTCCCGTCACTCCGGCCGTCGCGTGCGCCGACTCATGCGCGAACTCGGCTACGGCGACGACTGCTTCTTCACGAACGCGGCGAAGTGTCACCCCGAGGGAAACCGCGATCCGACCGACGCGGAGCTGTCGAACTGCCGCGGCCACCTCGAAACCGAGTTGGGGATCGTCGACCCGGCGGTCGTCGTCACGACGGGGAAACACGCGACGGCGACGCTACTCGCGTTCGAGGAAATCGAGCAGGACGGCTTCCTCGACTCGGTGTGCGAGCCGATCGAGTGCCCGACGCTCGGCGTGACATGTCTGCCGATCCTCCATCCGAGTTACCGGGAGGTGTGGCTCTCGCGCTTGGGGCTGAGCGCCGAGGAGTACCGGGAGCGGATCGCGGTGCACCTGCCGTAG
- a CDS encoding zinc ribbon domain-containing protein, with amino-acid sequence MTKRKAADEVFCRSCGEAIKQASELCPNCGVRNDNYSPASSGGGRSSVHDPAQYETSVSDTWWYGVAAGTGVWVLLVLASALGGDLGAGGGILVLIGWAGLPLSVYFDTQYVRANSEWDPNVAVWVILSAIWFLNIAAGAAYLYRRHQVLGEP; translated from the coding sequence ATGACCAAACGGAAGGCGGCCGACGAGGTGTTCTGTCGCTCCTGCGGGGAGGCGATCAAGCAGGCGTCGGAGCTGTGCCCCAACTGCGGGGTCCGAAACGACAACTACAGCCCCGCCAGTAGCGGCGGCGGTAGGAGTAGCGTCCACGACCCCGCGCAGTACGAAACCTCGGTGTCCGACACCTGGTGGTACGGCGTCGCCGCGGGAACCGGCGTCTGGGTGCTGCTCGTGCTCGCGTCGGCCCTGGGGGGCGATCTGGGTGCCGGCGGCGGAATACTCGTCCTGATCGGGTGGGCCGGGCTGCCGCTGTCGGTGTACTTCGATACCCAATACGTCCGCGCGAACTCCGAGTGGGACCCGAACGTCGCGGTCTGGGTGATCCTCTCGGCGATCTGGTTCCTCAACATCGCCGCCGGCGCGGCCTACCTCTATCGGCGCCATCAGGTGCTCGGGGAGCCCTGA
- a CDS encoding TM2 domain-containing protein: MSNATPGADEQFCSSCGEVIKKEAEICTECGVRQSGGSSSGSKDKTSAALLAIFLGGLGAHHFYLGNTGRGIIYLVFSWTFIPLLVGLIEGIIYLTKSEDEFQQQYA, from the coding sequence ATGAGCAATGCAACTCCCGGCGCCGACGAGCAGTTCTGCAGCAGTTGCGGCGAAGTGATCAAGAAGGAAGCGGAGATCTGCACCGAATGTGGCGTGCGCCAGTCGGGCGGGTCCTCCTCGGGCTCGAAGGACAAGACGAGCGCCGCCCTCCTCGCCATTTTCCTCGGCGGGCTCGGCGCACACCACTTCTACCTCGGCAACACCGGTCGCGGGATCATCTACCTCGTCTTCTCGTGGACGTTCATCCCGCTCCTCGTCGGGCTCATCGAGGGGATCATCTACCTCACGAAGTCCGAGGACGAGTTCCAGCAGCAGTACGCCTGA
- the prs gene encoding ribose-phosphate diphosphokinase yields MIVPGSASQALAAALAEHTGRPLATPEYRWFPDGEECAAVPEFAGEEAVVVAATDSNDAFVELLQLQDAVREAGAETVTTVIPYMGYARQDRAFEHGEPVSARAVARAVSTGTDRVVLVTPHEADVADYFDVPVEVLEAAPLLAEPLPDDLSEPLFLGPDASAEGLAVAVRDAFGGGETDFFEKVRDYDTGEVTVSPSDADVADRDVVVVDDIIATGSTMSEAVAALRDRDCGDVYTACVHGMLASNARTKLAAAGVTRVIASDTLERAESDVSVAPLVADSL; encoded by the coding sequence ATGATCGTACCCGGGTCCGCGTCGCAGGCGCTCGCGGCCGCCCTCGCCGAGCACACCGGCCGCCCGCTCGCCACGCCGGAGTACCGCTGGTTCCCGGACGGCGAGGAGTGCGCCGCCGTGCCCGAGTTCGCGGGCGAGGAGGCCGTCGTCGTCGCCGCGACCGACTCCAACGACGCGTTCGTCGAGCTGCTTCAGCTCCAGGACGCCGTCCGCGAGGCCGGCGCGGAGACCGTCACGACCGTCATCCCGTACATGGGCTACGCCCGCCAGGACCGGGCGTTCGAACACGGCGAGCCCGTCTCCGCGCGGGCGGTCGCCCGCGCCGTCTCGACCGGCACCGACCGCGTCGTCCTCGTGACGCCCCACGAGGCCGACGTTGCCGACTACTTCGACGTGCCCGTCGAGGTGCTTGAGGCGGCGCCGCTGCTCGCGGAGCCGCTGCCCGACGACCTCTCGGAGCCGCTGTTTCTCGGCCCCGACGCCTCCGCCGAGGGGCTCGCGGTCGCCGTGCGCGACGCCTTCGGCGGCGGCGAGACCGACTTCTTCGAGAAGGTTCGCGACTACGACACCGGCGAGGTGACCGTCAGCCCGAGCGACGCGGACGTGGCCGACCGCGACGTGGTCGTCGTCGACGACATCATCGCGACCGGGTCGACGATGAGCGAGGCGGTCGCCGCCCTGCGCGACCGCGACTGCGGCGACGTGTACACGGCGTGCGTCCACGGGATGCTCGCGAGCAACGCCCGCACGAAGCTCGCCGCCGCCGGCGTGACGCGGGTGATCGCGAGCGACACCCTCGAACGCGCCGAAAGCGACGTGTCGGTGGCGCCGCTCGTGGCCGACTCGCTGTAA
- a CDS encoding HVO_0234 family beta-propeller protein encodes MPTIAEKRVFTKRDDVVRALAASSMGVVGVSLSGDIVGEFGFEHRCDARDVAARGEAVAVATAEDVLVGDFEPTGHGPAVAVSVAGDGVLAAAPDGTISLLGAGESDDGDGNDGAWTAVGAVDDPRRLDGRLVAAGDGVHRLTDGELEYAGLDDARDVSDRGVPLAVTGESLYTLGNGWMRDLEPDGEGADRSVRTGAGFRCVAADADGERAVAATGAALYERADATATEWVRHDESGVVDAAFAGRHLVAVTDGGEARVYADGGWRGRTLGLPDVRAVAIPGE; translated from the coding sequence ATGCCGACCATCGCCGAGAAGCGCGTGTTCACGAAGCGCGACGACGTGGTGCGGGCGCTCGCGGCCTCCTCGATGGGCGTCGTGGGCGTCTCGCTGTCGGGCGACATCGTGGGCGAGTTCGGGTTCGAACACCGCTGTGACGCCCGGGACGTGGCCGCCCGCGGCGAGGCCGTCGCCGTCGCCACCGCTGAGGACGTGCTCGTCGGCGACTTCGAGCCGACGGGACATGGCCCCGCGGTCGCGGTGAGCGTCGCCGGGGACGGCGTGCTCGCGGCGGCGCCCGACGGCACTATCTCGCTGCTCGGCGCGGGGGAATCCGACGACGGCGACGGCAACGACGGCGCGTGGACCGCCGTCGGCGCCGTCGACGACCCCCGCCGGCTGGACGGCCGGCTCGTCGCCGCCGGCGACGGCGTCCACCGCCTGACCGACGGCGAACTGGAGTACGCCGGCCTCGACGACGCCAGGGACGTGAGCGACCGCGGGGTCCCGCTGGCGGTGACCGGCGAGTCGCTGTACACCCTCGGCAACGGCTGGATGCGCGATCTCGAACCGGACGGGGAGGGAGCCGACCGGAGCGTGCGGACCGGGGCCGGATTCCGCTGTGTCGCCGCGGATGCCGACGGGGAGCGAGCGGTCGCCGCAACGGGCGCGGCGCTGTACGAGCGCGCCGACGCGACCGCGACCGAGTGGGTCCGCCACGACGAGTCGGGCGTCGTCGACGCCGCGTTCGCGGGCCGGCACCTCGTCGCGGTCACCGACGGCGGCGAGGCTCGGGTGTACGCCGACGGGGGATGGCGCGGCCGGACCCTCGGCCTGCCGGACGTGCGGGCGGTCGCGATCCCCGGCGAGTAG
- a CDS encoding ABC transporter substrate-binding protein — translation MVADDTEPNRRDVLKASGAAGLAGLAGLAGCSTTDDPATDTATEEPNGAGGGDGDDEETTADDGGDGDDGGDTGPYTIGMVDSLTGSLSAFGQRNQRGKDLALADVNEVGIGGRDLEIIVEDSESQSQAGVSAAQKLVNQDGVPFVIGAVGSGVSLAIYESVIQGTDVVQLSQNSTSPDLTDFPGLLRMSPTGSTQSTALANIIGEDGYDSVALAWVNNDYGQGLAETFREEWDGEIAYDEPHDQGQSSYSSTVSGMANSGADAWLFITYQPEFTSMAQEAYSNGYEAQFYGADSVQGSDVLGNTPEGSLDGMKIVVPSAAVDQDNYQAFASEFESEYGETPTSWSAFAYDCVVTAALSIATADEFTGAALQETVRDVTRPEGEEVFTFAEAMEVLGEDGSPDDIDYQGVSGPIDFDENGDPVGFLQILTVEDHEYVSSGTIEG, via the coding sequence ATGGTAGCAGATGACACCGAACCGAACCGGCGGGACGTACTGAAGGCGTCCGGGGCCGCGGGACTCGCGGGACTCGCGGGGCTTGCCGGCTGTAGCACGACCGACGACCCGGCGACCGACACCGCGACCGAGGAACCGAACGGCGCCGGTGGCGGCGACGGCGACGACGAGGAGACCACCGCCGACGACGGCGGGGACGGAGACGACGGCGGGGACACCGGGCCGTACACCATCGGCATGGTCGACTCGCTCACCGGGTCGCTGTCGGCGTTCGGCCAGCGCAACCAGCGCGGGAAGGACCTCGCGCTCGCCGACGTGAACGAGGTCGGCATCGGCGGACGCGACCTGGAGATCATCGTCGAGGACTCCGAGAGCCAGTCGCAGGCCGGCGTCTCGGCGGCCCAGAAGCTCGTCAACCAGGACGGCGTCCCGTTCGTCATCGGCGCGGTCGGCTCGGGCGTGTCGCTGGCGATCTACGAGTCGGTGATCCAGGGGACCGACGTGGTGCAGTTGAGCCAGAACTCCACCAGCCCGGACCTGACGGACTTCCCGGGACTGCTCCGGATGTCGCCGACGGGGAGCACCCAGTCGACGGCGCTGGCGAACATCATCGGCGAGGACGGCTACGACTCCGTCGCGCTCGCGTGGGTGAACAACGACTACGGGCAGGGGCTCGCCGAGACGTTCCGCGAGGAGTGGGACGGCGAGATCGCCTACGACGAACCCCACGACCAGGGGCAGTCGTCGTACTCCTCGACGGTGTCGGGGATGGCCAACTCCGGCGCGGACGCGTGGCTGTTCATCACCTACCAGCCGGAGTTCACCTCGATGGCCCAGGAGGCGTACTCCAACGGCTACGAGGCGCAGTTCTACGGCGCCGACTCCGTCCAGGGGTCGGACGTGCTCGGCAACACGCCCGAGGGGAGCCTCGACGGCATGAAGATCGTCGTCCCCTCCGCGGCGGTCGACCAGGACAACTACCAGGCGTTCGCCTCGGAGTTCGAGTCCGAGTACGGCGAGACGCCGACCTCGTGGTCGGCGTTCGCCTACGACTGCGTGGTCACGGCGGCGCTGTCGATCGCGACCGCCGACGAGTTCACCGGGGCGGCCCTCCAGGAGACCGTCCGCGACGTGACCCGGCCGGAGGGCGAGGAGGTGTTCACGTTCGCGGAGGCGATGGAGGTGCTCGGCGAGGACGGCTCGCCCGACGACATCGACTACCAGGGCGTCTCCGGCCCGATCGATTTCGACGAAAACGGCGACCCGGTCGGCTTCCTGCAGATCCTCACCGTGGAGGACCACGAGTACGTCTCCTCCGGTACGATCGAGGGCTAA
- a CDS encoding branched-chain amino acid ABC transporter permease produces the protein MSVLEYLANGLVFSSIVVLSSIGLSLVYSIANFANFAHGDTMTVGAYTALVTFGFVGSLGAEVLGLPLGFFLALVVGVAVAAVVAVVTHKVVYEPLDVGSIGLLITSIGVAFVYRAIVQLGFGTGFLEFQIPLLRPIEALIPFGIRMTLHDVAIVASAVVLVAGLHALLQYTDLGRKMRATADNPSLARVSGIRTDRIEIWTWVIGAGLAGAGGVFLGLYSNISPRMGFNILLVVFAAVILGGIGSVYGAMAGGFLIGMINQLTPILPRLGQEIPFVPESFGIPIGIEYANAIAFLIMVAVLLVRPSGIAGEDAA, from the coding sequence ATGTCGGTTCTCGAATATTTGGCGAACGGGCTCGTGTTCAGCAGCATCGTCGTGTTGTCCAGCATCGGGCTCTCGCTGGTGTACTCGATCGCGAACTTCGCCAACTTCGCCCACGGCGACACGATGACCGTCGGCGCCTACACCGCGCTGGTGACGTTCGGCTTCGTGGGCTCGCTCGGGGCGGAGGTGCTCGGGCTGCCGCTGGGCTTCTTCCTCGCGCTGGTCGTCGGCGTCGCGGTCGCCGCCGTCGTCGCGGTGGTCACCCACAAGGTCGTCTACGAGCCGCTCGACGTCGGCTCGATCGGCCTGCTCATCACGTCCATCGGGGTCGCGTTCGTGTATCGCGCGATCGTCCAACTCGGCTTCGGAACCGGGTTCCTCGAGTTCCAGATCCCGCTGTTGCGACCGATCGAGGCGCTGATCCCGTTCGGGATCCGCATGACGTTACACGACGTGGCGATCGTCGCCAGCGCCGTCGTGCTGGTGGCCGGCCTCCACGCCCTGCTCCAGTACACTGATCTCGGTCGGAAGATGCGGGCGACGGCGGACAACCCCTCGCTCGCGCGGGTCTCGGGCATCCGGACCGACCGGATCGAGATCTGGACGTGGGTCATCGGTGCCGGGCTCGCGGGCGCCGGCGGCGTCTTCCTCGGCCTGTACAGCAACATCTCGCCCCGGATGGGGTTCAACATCCTCCTGGTCGTGTTCGCGGCCGTCATCCTCGGCGGGATCGGCTCCGTGTACGGCGCGATGGCCGGCGGCTTCCTCATCGGGATGATCAACCAACTGACGCCGATCCTCCCGCGACTCGGACAGGAGATCCCGTTCGTTCCCGAGAGCTTCGGCATCCCCATCGGCATCGAGTACGCGAACGCCATCGCGTTCCTGATCATGGTCGCCGTGCTGCTGGTGCGACCGTCCGGCATCGCCGGGGAGGACGCGGCGTGA
- a CDS encoding branched-chain amino acid ABC transporter permease, with protein sequence MSVADAARGWFAGLTRAERGVTGFVVVLAALLLFGLVTGGLAPTYFLYLVGLVGMYVLLSFGLNVQWGYTGLINFSVAAFFGIGAYGTALLTAGNSPVGADGWRFSLAGVELVWVSGARLYGLLPLTVLGLLLAVALAAAVAVAIGVPTLRLRADYLAIASLGLAEVVRLLFLNQRGVTNGSAGLRGLPGFFDGWPVLGTLPQTLPGVRVHELAVGLPGVFTTRLLGFTLGAPFWQALLNVALVLAMVAAVYAVLRRVHRSPWGRVLATIRSDEDLAEALGKDTYAFKMQSFVLGSVIMALAGVFYAHLNLFVSPGDLAPINTFYVWIAVILGGSGSNRGAIFGGFVVIAIREGTRFLGEVLPASFPVDLPLVTSTYATVVNNFASTRLLAVGVLIILVMRFRPQGVLPPQRELIWPSSVAASAGPGETNPRETIEGDAAAGAHDADSGPEGEPDEPAVRNGGDTDE encoded by the coding sequence GTGAGCGTCGCTGACGCCGCCCGCGGATGGTTCGCGGGGCTCACCCGCGCGGAACGGGGCGTCACCGGCTTCGTCGTCGTCCTGGCGGCGCTGCTGCTGTTCGGCCTCGTCACCGGCGGGCTCGCGCCGACGTACTTCCTGTACCTCGTCGGCCTGGTCGGGATGTACGTCCTGTTGTCGTTCGGGCTGAACGTGCAGTGGGGCTACACCGGACTGATCAACTTCTCGGTGGCGGCGTTCTTCGGCATCGGCGCGTACGGCACGGCGCTGCTCACCGCCGGCAACTCGCCGGTCGGGGCCGACGGATGGCGATTCAGCCTCGCCGGGGTGGAGCTGGTGTGGGTCTCCGGAGCGCGCCTCTACGGCCTCCTCCCGCTCACCGTTCTCGGCCTGCTGCTCGCGGTGGCACTCGCGGCGGCCGTCGCCGTCGCCATCGGGGTTCCGACGCTGCGGCTTCGCGCGGACTACCTCGCGATCGCCTCGCTCGGGCTCGCCGAGGTCGTCCGGCTGCTGTTCCTCAACCAGCGGGGCGTGACGAACGGCAGCGCCGGGCTGCGGGGGCTTCCCGGGTTCTTCGACGGCTGGCCGGTGCTGGGAACGCTTCCGCAGACGTTACCCGGGGTTCGCGTTCACGAACTGGCGGTCGGGCTCCCGGGGGTGTTCACGACGCGGCTCCTCGGGTTCACGCTCGGGGCGCCGTTCTGGCAGGCGCTGTTGAACGTCGCGCTCGTGCTCGCGATGGTCGCCGCGGTGTACGCGGTGTTGCGCCGCGTCCACCGCTCGCCGTGGGGGCGCGTGCTCGCGACGATCCGCTCGGACGAGGACCTCGCGGAGGCGCTGGGGAAGGACACCTACGCGTTCAAGATGCAGTCGTTCGTGCTCGGGAGCGTGATCATGGCGCTGGCGGGCGTGTTCTACGCGCACCTGAACCTCTTCGTCAGCCCGGGCGACCTGGCGCCGATCAACACGTTCTACGTGTGGATCGCGGTGATCCTCGGCGGCAGCGGCTCGAACCGCGGGGCGATCTTCGGCGGCTTCGTCGTCATCGCCATCCGCGAGGGGACCCGCTTCCTCGGGGAGGTGCTGCCGGCGTCGTTCCCGGTCGACCTGCCGCTCGTGACGAGCACGTACGCGACGGTCGTGAACAACTTCGCGTCGACGCGGCTGCTCGCGGTCGGCGTGCTCATCATCCTCGTGATGCGGTTCCGCCCGCAGGGGGTGCTTCCGCCGCAGCGGGAACTCATCTGGCCGTCGTCGGTCGCCGCCTCGGCGGGGCCCGGCGAGACGAACCCCCGCGAGACGATCGAGGGGGACGCCGCCGCTGGCGCACACGATGCCGACTCCGGTCCCGAGGGGGAACCGGACGAGCCCGCGGTCAGAAACGGGGGTGACACCGATGAGTGA
- a CDS encoding ABC transporter ATP-binding protein gives MSERVEEERSAGLYDGPNLDKEDAVLRVDGLRKAFGGLVAVDDASFAVERGSITGLIGPNGAGKSTIFNLVSGFYEPDAGTVTVNGTDVTSAEPHEVADEGLIRTFQTPRKLEGMTVREAMLVGPQRQPGESFVKLFTSPDEVEAAETRNIEDAQRMLERFEIDHLATQPATDLSGGQLKLVELARAMLAEPEVLLLDEPVAGVNPTLANALREHIARLNEEGVTLCIIEHDMEFIMNLADPIVVLDQGSVLVEGTPEEVRTDQRVVDAYLGGPGE, from the coding sequence ATGAGTGAGCGAGTCGAGGAGGAGCGATCGGCCGGGCTGTACGACGGCCCGAACCTCGACAAGGAGGACGCCGTGTTGCGCGTCGACGGCCTCCGGAAGGCGTTCGGCGGCCTCGTCGCCGTCGACGACGCCTCCTTCGCCGTCGAGCGGGGGAGCATCACGGGGCTCATCGGCCCGAACGGCGCCGGGAAGTCGACGATCTTCAACCTCGTCTCGGGCTTCTACGAGCCCGACGCGGGCACCGTCACGGTCAACGGGACCGACGTGACGAGCGCCGAGCCCCACGAGGTCGCCGACGAGGGACTCATCCGGACGTTCCAGACGCCCCGCAAGCTGGAGGGGATGACCGTCCGCGAGGCGATGCTCGTCGGCCCCCAGCGCCAGCCCGGCGAGTCGTTCGTGAAGCTGTTCACCAGCCCCGACGAGGTCGAGGCCGCGGAGACGCGCAACATCGAGGACGCCCAGCGGATGCTGGAGCGGTTCGAGATCGACCACCTCGCCACGCAGCCGGCGACCGACCTCTCGGGCGGCCAGCTGAAGCTGGTCGAGCTCGCGCGGGCGATGCTCGCCGAGCCCGAGGTTCTCCTGCTGGACGAGCCGGTCGCGGGGGTCAACCCGACGCTCGCGAACGCGCTCCGCGAGCACATCGCCCGCCTCAACGAGGAGGGCGTCACGCTGTGTATCATCGAACACGACATGGAGTTCATCATGAACCTCGCCGACCCGATCGTCGTCCTGGACCAGGGCAGCGTCCTCGTGGAGGGGACGCCCGAGGAAGTCAGAACCGACCAGCGCGTCGTCGACGCCTACCTCGGAGGGCCGGGCGAATGA
- a CDS encoding ABC transporter ATP-binding protein, whose translation MSDRTPPSAADAGDSGDAGDAAANAAAANDTAAGDGVREETAADEPVLSVEHVDSGYGDVQVLDDLSMSLSDGEIACLIGPNGAGKSTVLKTVFGLLTPWSGRIRYRGDDIGGLAPEEVVREGIGYVPQTENVFGSLTIEENLRMGGVARDDDLGPVIDELYDRFPILTEKREAKARTLSGGQRQVLAFARALVMEPDVLLIDEPSAGLAPNTADEVFDDVLAVNDLGTAILMVEQNARKGLSISDSGYVLDQGAVAYADEADALLDNPEVSRLYLGG comes from the coding sequence ATGAGCGACCGCACGCCCCCGTCGGCGGCCGACGCCGGAGACTCCGGGGACGCCGGAGACGCCGCCGCCAACGCCGCGGCCGCCAACGACACCGCCGCCGGGGACGGCGTCCGCGAAGAGACTGCCGCCGACGAGCCCGTCCTCTCGGTGGAGCACGTCGACAGCGGCTACGGCGACGTGCAGGTGCTCGACGACCTCTCGATGTCGCTGTCCGACGGCGAGATCGCGTGTCTCATCGGCCCGAACGGCGCCGGGAAGTCGACGGTGCTGAAGACGGTGTTCGGGCTGTTGACGCCGTGGTCGGGACGGATCCGCTACCGCGGCGACGACATCGGCGGGCTGGCCCCCGAGGAGGTCGTCCGCGAGGGGATCGGCTACGTCCCCCAGACCGAGAACGTGTTCGGGAGCCTCACGATCGAGGAGAACCTCCGCATGGGCGGGGTCGCCCGCGACGACGACCTCGGGCCGGTGATCGACGAGCTGTACGACCGGTTCCCGATCCTCACCGAGAAGCGCGAGGCGAAGGCCCGGACGCTCTCGGGCGGCCAGCGGCAGGTGCTCGCGTTCGCCCGCGCGCTCGTGATGGAGCCGGACGTCCTGCTCATCGACGAGCCGTCGGCCGGGCTGGCGCCCAACACGGCCGACGAGGTGTTCGACGACGTGCTGGCGGTCAACGACCTCGGGACGGCGATCCTGATGGTCGAGCAGAACGCCCGCAAGGGGCTGTCCATCTCCGACTCGGGGTACGTCCTCGACCAGGGCGCCGTCGCGTACGCCGACGAGGCGGACGCGCTGCTCGACAACCCCGAGGTGTCGCGGCTGTACCTCGGCGGGTGA
- a CDS encoding HAH_0734 family protein yields the protein MKKLIVHGDPGLRKDGIIDYDGEEMRVFSIQRQGDYHGPDEPQLWCTIGTDDEREDFERRTYVPHWLEVDTIDAEALDVVKSGGDLNV from the coding sequence ATGAAGAAGCTCATCGTCCACGGCGACCCCGGGCTGCGCAAGGACGGGATCATCGACTACGACGGCGAGGAGATGCGCGTCTTCTCCATTCAGCGGCAGGGCGACTACCACGGTCCCGACGAGCCGCAGCTGTGGTGCACCATCGGCACCGACGACGAGCGCGAGGACTTCGAGCGGCGGACGTACGTCCCGCACTGGCTGGAGGTCGACACGATCGACGCCGAGGCCCTGGATGTCGTGAAGTCCGGCGGCGACCTCAACGTCTGA